A part of Setaria viridis chromosome 8, Setaria_viridis_v4.0, whole genome shotgun sequence genomic DNA contains:
- the LOC117833585 gene encoding uncharacterized protein: protein MPPFQRRKAGMLPSSRPSPAATAFAEQQLKQLRAQCLVFLSFRNNMEPKKKHLEIALGQCSAEGSGGGEGDQQEADKDDSRGQTGSSSSSPVSFSAATAGLPPPDLAALSSLRLSSHPGGRTRRVIRRGVGKIQ, encoded by the exons ATGCCTCCATTTCAGAGAAGAAAGGCAGGCATGCTTCCGTCCTctcgcccctcgccggcggcgacggccttcGCAGAGCAGCAGCTGAAGCAGCTCCGGGCACAGTGCCTCGTGTTCCTCTCTTTCAG AAACAACATGGAGCCCAAGAAGAAGCATCTGGAAATTGCACTTGGTCAATGTTCTGCGGAAG GCAGCGGTGGCGGAGAAGGAGACCAGCAAGAAGCCGACAAGGATGACAGCCGCGGCCAAACCGGGTCGTCTTCGTCTTCGCCGGTGTCATTCTCTGCAGCGACTGCTGGGTTGCCACCGCCGGATCTTGCGGCCCTGTCCTCGCTGCGTCTGTCGAGTCACCCGGGCGGCCGAACCAGGAGAGTGATACGTCGAGGAGTTGGCAAAATTCAGTGA